In one window of Deinococcus cellulosilyticus NBRC 106333 = KACC 11606 DNA:
- a CDS encoding penicillin-binding transpeptidase domain-containing protein, with protein MNRLRGIALFFTLVLSAYGYRLYDWQIQKFDQFQSRSQSNTLRSEPIRAWRGEIRTRDGVLLATNRLSVDLIYKWKSSKDNRPVVSWEKIRYLAGIKDPVLPELPVGSELTLARNIPQQNLPALYEYVVFQPNLELRERIERVYPQGKLASNLLGYVGETTADDVNSGKYQLGDIIGKTGLEASMEDQLRGVNGLKLTEVDFKGRRINERIEQEGEAGKNLTLTIDSTLQRAAEKALEEGMQDIKRQYSARKDIKEAHGAVVAIDPRNGQVLALASRPTFDPNWFATSPAPPERAAALLSDDSPTINRAVYPYTPGSVFKPSTTNAVLEAFGRNPVYNCPSSIFYGGRAWKNWDRRNSGPMDGRKAIAHSCNPWYFQSSIQGDPVPFSNVLGKRTRELGFGEPTGIELIGEKTGLIPSQDTYKKLGIEWYPGFTLNMSIGQGDVLVTPLQLAKVMATLINEGRKQPVTVIKAVGGKEQPPKPTTQVPGKPWVWNTIKEGMVMTAQSGTSKHMLGPDRFPIRTGGKTGTAQTNARINGKTQYFEHSWYEGYGPIQNPNLVVVAFFEFGGEGSGVALPAVKKVMAAHWKIKLDERLQVVESEDLPGD; from the coding sequence ATGAACCGACTGAGAGGCATCGCCCTGTTCTTCACCCTGGTGCTGTCGGCCTACGGGTACCGCCTGTACGACTGGCAGATCCAGAAATTTGACCAGTTCCAGTCCAGAAGCCAGAGCAACACCCTGCGCAGCGAACCCATCCGGGCCTGGAGGGGTGAGATCCGCACACGGGATGGGGTCTTGCTCGCCACCAACCGCCTGAGTGTGGATTTGATCTACAAGTGGAAAAGCTCCAAAGACAACCGCCCCGTGGTGTCCTGGGAGAAAATCCGCTACCTTGCCGGAATCAAAGATCCAGTGCTCCCTGAGCTTCCTGTGGGCAGTGAACTCACACTGGCCAGAAACATTCCCCAGCAGAACCTTCCGGCCCTCTATGAGTACGTGGTGTTCCAGCCGAATCTGGAACTCCGGGAGCGCATTGAACGGGTGTACCCACAGGGGAAACTGGCCTCCAACCTGCTGGGCTACGTCGGGGAAACCACCGCAGACGACGTGAATTCTGGCAAATACCAGCTCGGAGACATCATCGGCAAGACGGGCCTCGAAGCCAGCATGGAAGACCAGCTTCGTGGGGTGAACGGCCTGAAACTCACCGAGGTGGATTTCAAGGGACGCCGCATCAACGAGCGCATCGAACAGGAGGGGGAAGCCGGGAAGAACCTCACCCTCACCATCGACAGCACCCTGCAACGCGCCGCCGAGAAAGCACTGGAAGAGGGGATGCAGGACATCAAGCGGCAGTATTCTGCCCGCAAGGACATCAAAGAGGCCCACGGAGCAGTGGTCGCCATCGATCCCAGAAACGGACAGGTGCTGGCCCTGGCAAGCCGTCCCACCTTCGATCCGAACTGGTTTGCCACGTCACCCGCGCCACCCGAACGGGCAGCAGCCCTCCTCAGTGATGACTCCCCCACCATCAACCGGGCCGTCTACCCGTACACCCCCGGAAGTGTGTTCAAACCCTCCACCACCAACGCTGTGCTGGAAGCATTTGGGCGCAACCCGGTGTACAACTGCCCATCAAGCATCTTTTACGGAGGTCGGGCCTGGAAAAACTGGGATCGTCGCAACAGCGGCCCGATGGATGGACGCAAAGCCATTGCCCACTCCTGCAATCCCTGGTACTTCCAGTCTTCCATCCAGGGAGACCCGGTGCCCTTTTCCAACGTGCTGGGCAAACGCACGCGCGAACTCGGCTTCGGCGAACCCACCGGAATCGAACTGATCGGAGAAAAAACCGGGCTGATTCCCAGCCAGGACACGTACAAGAAACTGGGCATCGAGTGGTATCCGGGTTTCACCCTGAACATGTCCATCGGGCAAGGAGATGTGCTGGTGACCCCCCTGCAGCTTGCCAAGGTGATGGCCACCCTGATCAATGAAGGGCGCAAGCAACCTGTCACGGTCATCAAGGCGGTGGGTGGAAAAGAACAGCCCCCCAAACCCACAACGCAGGTGCCCGGCAAACCATGGGTGTGGAACACCATCAAAGAAGGCATGGTGATGACCGCCCAGTCCGGAACCTCCAAACACATGCTCGGACCAGACCGCTTCCCCATCCGCACCGGAGGGAAAACCGGGACTGCCCAGACCAACGCCCGCATCAATGGCAAAACCCAGTACTTCGAGCACTCCTGGTACGAGGGCTACGGCCCGATCCAGAACCCCAACCTGGTGGTCGTCGCCTTCTTCGAATTCGGAGGCGAAGGTTCGGGGGTGGCCCTGCCTGCCGTCAAGAAGGTCATGGCAGCACACTGGAAGATCAAGCTGGATGAGCGCCTGCAGGTGGTGGAATCGGAAGATTTGCCTGGAGATTGA
- a CDS encoding polyketide synthase, with protein sequence MGMMLPEVESLSDFVLHLEQLKVMLPDFRPFPDRSCGTEAWVQFYETHMRLPGLFRFDREYFGITPVDAMLADPQQRLLLHCTVQAFADAGLHEKHVSAHHPVGCYVTAGKSTYFEAFHQQAARKFSEETRRYIGNDLSALSARLSYLLDFRGPSVSLASACSSGLSALQHAQWAIQDGQCPIAVVGGVNVDFLQVFFAPEPGGILSADRLCRPLAAQATGTVFSNGAVVVLLADQEFAQQQGLQIYCTVEGVGASNDGRQKLSFTAPTIEGQVKALRKAWTAAELNAVPHGIEMHATGTRLGDPIELQALVKARQLQFSSQDAIKVGAVKANFGHLNHASGLLALAKCAMQFWKQRVFATPNLLPLNPHFDFESQNVHPQTTHQDTPVAVQGLTSLGIGGSNVHVVLRERTQHPPAHALRAGGSQLVLVGSHKASLLDAQKKSTLRQVQNCAASSVEVLLTTLSLFATSPHRQLIHHDPKQNVILHHWDLPPDLVLSPPAGPADLVQAAMQLRRWMDDLPVEPLAHRVFQHLDHLDLSTSPFLLKGFARILDAGKKFSLEKESHEKDPIVQNH encoded by the coding sequence ATGGGCATGATGCTTCCTGAAGTGGAGTCTCTGTCAGATTTTGTGCTCCACCTTGAACAACTAAAAGTGATGCTTCCCGATTTTCGCCCCTTTCCTGACCGCTCGTGCGGGACCGAGGCATGGGTTCAGTTCTATGAAACCCACATGCGATTGCCGGGCCTTTTCAGGTTTGACCGGGAGTATTTTGGCATCACGCCGGTGGATGCCATGCTGGCCGATCCGCAACAACGTCTGTTGCTGCACTGCACCGTTCAGGCTTTTGCCGATGCAGGTCTCCATGAAAAGCACGTGTCTGCCCACCATCCGGTGGGTTGCTATGTGACGGCTGGAAAAAGCACTTATTTTGAAGCATTTCATCAACAGGCTGCACGCAAATTCTCGGAAGAAACCCGGCGCTACATTGGCAATGACCTTTCTGCTTTGTCGGCCCGCCTCTCCTACCTCCTGGATTTCAGGGGTCCCAGTGTCTCACTGGCATCAGCTTGCTCATCAGGCCTCTCTGCACTGCAACATGCCCAATGGGCCATCCAGGATGGCCAGTGCCCAATTGCAGTGGTGGGAGGCGTGAATGTCGATTTTCTTCAAGTCTTCTTTGCACCTGAGCCAGGAGGCATCCTGAGTGCAGACCGCTTGTGTCGTCCACTGGCAGCACAGGCCACAGGAACCGTTTTCTCCAATGGCGCGGTGGTGGTTTTGCTGGCGGATCAGGAGTTTGCCCAGCAGCAGGGCCTGCAGATCTACTGCACGGTAGAAGGTGTGGGGGCCTCGAATGATGGGAGACAAAAATTGTCTTTCACCGCTCCCACCATAGAGGGACAGGTCAAAGCATTGCGCAAAGCCTGGACAGCTGCAGAATTGAACGCTGTCCCACATGGTATTGAAATGCACGCCACTGGAACCCGCCTGGGAGATCCCATTGAATTGCAAGCACTGGTGAAAGCCAGACAGCTGCAATTTTCCTCGCAGGATGCCATCAAGGTGGGAGCGGTGAAAGCAAACTTTGGCCACCTGAACCACGCTTCTGGGCTGCTGGCACTGGCCAAATGCGCCATGCAATTCTGGAAGCAGAGGGTGTTTGCCACACCCAACCTGCTTCCCCTCAACCCTCACTTTGATTTTGAGTCCCAGAATGTCCATCCCCAGACCACCCACCAGGACACCCCGGTTGCAGTGCAGGGTTTGACCTCACTTGGTATTGGAGGAAGCAATGTGCATGTGGTGTTGCGTGAGAGAACACAGCACCCCCCTGCGCATGCCTTGCGTGCTGGGGGATCTCAGCTGGTGCTGGTGGGAAGCCACAAAGCCAGTTTGCTGGACGCACAGAAAAAGAGCACCTTAAGGCAGGTCCAGAACTGTGCTGCCTCGTCTGTCGAAGTGCTGCTCACAACACTTTCACTGTTTGCAACCTCACCCCATCGGCAATTGATTCACCATGATCCCAAGCAGAACGTCATCTTGCACCACTGGGACCTGCCCCCAGACCTGGTGCTTTCACCTCCTGCCGGTCCTGCAGACCTGGTGCAGGCTGCAATGCAACTGCGACGCTGGATGGACGACCTGCCTGTTGAGCCGCTGGCGCATCGAGTGTTTCAACACCTCGATCACCTGGACCTCAGCACTTCACCGTTTCTTCTTAAAGGGTTTGCTCGCATCTTGGATGCTGGTAAAAAATTCAGTCTCGAGAAAGAATCCCATGAAAAAGACCCCATTGTCCAAAACCACTGA
- a CDS encoding LacI family DNA-binding transcriptional regulator, protein MARMAGVSTATVSRILNSTDGYSPETRLRVMEAIETLGYLPLRPPPSTFEPIRPAIGLVFPKVSSMLIGRVLSGVQQEAQKRGHLVVVCHTDGTLRSTLDHLQLLVQHQVRGVIFASEILQREYHELLLQAGIPVVLLSSMSYQFDVPYVRCDDRRAACEATLHLLNLGHRDIAILAGARSDPFSSTARVEGYVDAHMQLGLPIKEHHIVYSRGFSFEDGQEGFHFLLQRETAVSALFACSDELAAGALLAAQTRGVKVPDQLSIMGFDNLLLTETTVPALTTVAQPFEDMGREAVQLLLNPTEGSRNRVLPVRIIERASVRSLP, encoded by the coding sequence GTGGCAAGAATGGCTGGGGTTTCGACGGCCACGGTGTCCCGCATCCTCAATTCCACCGACGGTTACAGCCCAGAGACCCGACTGCGGGTCATGGAGGCCATCGAAACGCTCGGGTACCTTCCCCTGCGGCCTCCACCTTCCACCTTTGAGCCCATCAGGCCTGCCATCGGTCTGGTTTTTCCAAAAGTGTCCAGCATGCTCATTGGCCGGGTGCTCAGCGGAGTGCAGCAAGAAGCCCAGAAGAGAGGCCATCTGGTGGTGGTCTGTCACACCGATGGCACCCTCCGATCCACCCTGGACCACCTGCAACTTCTGGTGCAGCATCAGGTCAGGGGGGTGATATTTGCCAGTGAAATCCTGCAACGCGAGTACCACGAGTTGCTCTTGCAAGCCGGCATCCCTGTGGTGCTGCTGTCCTCAATGTCCTACCAGTTTGATGTGCCGTACGTGCGCTGCGATGACCGCCGTGCGGCGTGTGAAGCCACCCTGCACCTGCTGAATCTGGGCCACCGGGACATTGCCATCCTGGCAGGTGCAAGGTCCGATCCTTTCAGCAGCACGGCACGGGTGGAGGGTTACGTGGATGCCCACATGCAGCTTGGGCTCCCCATCAAAGAGCACCACATCGTGTACTCCAGAGGCTTTTCATTTGAGGATGGGCAGGAGGGATTTCATTTCCTCTTGCAAAGGGAAACTGCAGTGAGCGCCCTTTTTGCCTGCAGCGATGAACTGGCCGCAGGTGCCCTGCTGGCCGCGCAGACCAGAGGTGTGAAGGTCCCGGACCAACTCAGCATCATGGGCTTTGACAACCTGCTCCTCACCGAGACCACCGTTCCAGCCCTCACCACGGTGGCCCAACCCTTTGAGGACATGGGCCGTGAAGCCGTGCAATTGCTGCTGAACCCAACAGAGGGCAGCCGAAACCGGGTGCTTCCGGTGCGGATCATCGAACGGGCATCGGTGCGGTCACTTCCCTGA
- a CDS encoding Maf family protein, with amino-acid sequence MEWVLASQSPRRRELLSRVGVKFRIQVAHTDEVSLETAPEEIAKDLSRQKALAVREMEPDACIIAADTIVVLDGEVLNKPVDRDENRVFISRLAGRTHQVMTGVTISTPEVTHSDVEITQVKFRSLTEREIEWYVQSGEGLDKAGGYGIQELGALLVEGVEGDYFNVVGLPLVRLLMVSRQVGQDLLGAHV; translated from the coding sequence GTGGAATGGGTGCTTGCTTCCCAGAGCCCCCGACGCAGGGAACTTCTTTCCCGGGTCGGGGTGAAATTTCGAATTCAGGTGGCCCACACCGATGAGGTGTCCCTGGAAACTGCCCCTGAAGAGATCGCAAAGGACCTCTCCCGCCAGAAGGCCCTCGCCGTGCGTGAAATGGAACCGGACGCCTGCATCATCGCTGCAGACACCATTGTGGTGCTGGATGGGGAAGTGCTGAACAAGCCTGTGGACCGGGATGAAAACAGGGTGTTCATCTCCAGGCTGGCCGGAAGAACCCATCAGGTGATGACCGGGGTCACCATCAGCACCCCTGAGGTGACCCATTCGGATGTGGAAATCACCCAGGTGAAATTTCGCAGCCTGACCGAAAGAGAAATCGAGTGGTACGTGCAGTCCGGGGAAGGTCTTGACAAGGCCGGAGGGTACGGCATTCAGGAACTCGGTGCCCTGCTCGTGGAGGGGGTTGAGGGGGACTACTTCAATGTGGTCGGCCTGCCCCTGGTCCGTCTGCTGATGGTGTCCCGCCAGGTGGGACAGGACCTCCTGGGGGCGCATGTTTAA
- the mreD gene encoding rod shape-determining protein MreD, producing MIRPLLFVLFAVILQGVFPIILPRAWGFDGPDLFLLLALIFAARLPLNWGILVAFVIGLFQDALGAGLMGLHASALAGAVYLFYGARVWLSQQTPGRETFCLILALIGQWTVFLFLTYWLRSNLVTVHTLYTVLPSQVIFTLIFTPIMYRLADWSLGRVATDDRRL from the coding sequence ATGATCCGGCCCCTGCTTTTCGTGCTTTTTGCGGTGATTCTGCAGGGGGTGTTCCCGATCATCCTGCCCAGAGCCTGGGGGTTTGACGGACCGGACCTGTTCCTGCTGCTCGCCCTGATCTTCGCTGCACGGCTTCCCCTGAACTGGGGCATCCTGGTGGCCTTCGTGATTGGCCTGTTTCAGGATGCCCTCGGGGCAGGACTCATGGGCCTGCATGCCTCCGCACTCGCAGGTGCCGTCTACCTGTTCTACGGGGCCAGGGTGTGGCTCAGCCAGCAGACGCCCGGACGGGAGACCTTCTGCCTGATTCTGGCTTTGATCGGCCAGTGGACGGTGTTTTTGTTCCTGACCTACTGGCTGCGCAGCAACCTTGTCACCGTGCACACCCTCTACACCGTGCTCCCCTCACAGGTGATCTTCACCCTGATCTTCACCCCCATCATGTACCGACTGGCCGACTGGTCGCTGGGCCGGGTGGCCACCGATGACCGGAGATTATGA
- a CDS encoding beta-ketoacyl reductase, whose translation MKKTPLSKTTDIKRWMFEPTWKIEPLPENPAAPVEGLTVVVYTNPQPGALEQAVIQRLQEKNRVLLLDIKARQQHDSDLEKLVQQQPVDVIINCAGLDEHRSLDVPLQQQLADLDHAKEHYFYSQLTIFKTLAACNVSLPTRYHFLMQDALGVRPTDTIDPYKQLGLGVVRVVPQEFPYFFCKAIEVTAGEVEYTSRRIMDELADVTEGGTIALRGADRHVFGFDAIEPAPPTMHLKKAGTYLITGGRGRIGYTLARHIAEHHQSNLVLTGISELPPRELWDHLENFDEHIQGEIQKVLELEALGSRVLLVQCDAANLEESRNLFERIRSEFGALDGVVHAAGIFEAQRAFRGIIDTSIEDCERRFLPKINGSLVLQELLHEFQWTPDFCFMQSSLSSVLGGFGFAAYSAGNIFMDAFAEVRRGSTCWMSINWDGWVFRDVDEEVENMSVISPQFASPSFGVVAEIAIRPQEGAAAYQWMLDAGRRSQTLVSTADLHLRYHDWVRHASHYQQLQRQPSTASLDVLGGVMQAFREVIGDVPVQPDSNYFALGGDSLMAIELISLLSQRFHCAVDIIAILEHPTPQQIAQHIMEQQAQTVALLTH comes from the coding sequence ATGAAAAAGACCCCATTGTCCAAAACCACTGACATCAAACGCTGGATGTTTGAACCCACCTGGAAAATCGAACCCCTCCCTGAAAACCCTGCTGCTCCTGTGGAGGGTCTGACCGTGGTTGTGTACACCAATCCACAGCCCGGAGCACTGGAACAGGCCGTCATTCAACGGCTGCAGGAAAAGAACAGGGTGCTGCTGCTGGACATCAAAGCCCGACAGCAGCACGACAGTGATCTTGAGAAACTGGTCCAGCAGCAGCCTGTCGATGTGATCATCAACTGCGCAGGTCTGGATGAACACCGCAGCCTGGATGTGCCGCTGCAGCAGCAACTGGCCGATCTGGACCATGCCAAAGAGCATTATTTTTACTCCCAGTTGACCATCTTCAAGACGCTGGCAGCATGCAACGTTTCTCTTCCCACCCGTTACCACTTCCTGATGCAAGACGCCCTGGGGGTGCGCCCCACTGACACCATTGATCCTTACAAACAGCTGGGGCTGGGCGTGGTGCGGGTGGTGCCACAAGAATTCCCTTACTTTTTTTGCAAAGCGATTGAAGTGACTGCGGGTGAGGTGGAATACACCTCCCGGAGGATCATGGACGAGCTGGCAGATGTGACAGAGGGAGGAACCATTGCCTTGCGGGGAGCAGACCGCCATGTGTTTGGCTTTGATGCCATAGAGCCTGCCCCCCCCACCATGCATCTGAAAAAAGCAGGAACCTACCTGATCACTGGTGGACGTGGTCGCATTGGGTACACCCTGGCCCGTCACATCGCTGAGCACCACCAATCCAATCTGGTGCTCACCGGAATCTCTGAATTGCCTCCCCGCGAGTTGTGGGACCATCTTGAAAACTTTGATGAACACATTCAGGGGGAAATCCAGAAGGTGCTGGAACTTGAGGCACTGGGGTCCCGGGTGTTGCTGGTCCAATGCGATGCAGCAAACCTTGAAGAGTCCAGAAACCTGTTCGAGCGCATCAGGTCAGAATTTGGTGCGCTTGATGGGGTGGTGCACGCGGCTGGAATCTTTGAGGCACAGCGTGCATTCCGGGGGATCATTGACACCAGCATTGAAGACTGTGAGCGCCGCTTCCTGCCCAAAATCAATGGCTCTCTGGTGCTTCAGGAGTTGCTCCATGAATTCCAGTGGACGCCAGATTTTTGTTTCATGCAATCTTCCCTGTCTTCCGTGCTCGGTGGTTTTGGCTTTGCCGCCTACTCAGCAGGAAACATTTTCATGGATGCTTTCGCTGAAGTGCGCCGAGGAAGCACTTGCTGGATGAGCATCAACTGGGACGGCTGGGTGTTCCGGGATGTGGATGAAGAAGTGGAGAACATGTCGGTGATTTCTCCCCAATTTGCCTCTCCGTCCTTTGGAGTGGTGGCGGAAATCGCCATCCGTCCCCAGGAAGGAGCGGCGGCTTACCAGTGGATGCTGGACGCTGGCAGGCGCTCACAAACCCTGGTTTCCACAGCCGATCTGCACCTGCGTTACCACGACTGGGTGCGTCATGCATCACATTATCAACAGTTGCAACGACAGCCCAGCACGGCTTCACTTGATGTGCTGGGAGGGGTCATGCAGGCTTTCCGGGAAGTGATTGGGGATGTACCCGTTCAGCCAGACTCCAACTATTTTGCTCTTGGAGGAGACTCCCTGATGGCCATTGAATTGATTTCATTGCTATCCCAGCGCTTTCACTGTGCCGTGGACATCATCGCCATTCTGGAACACCCCACACCCCAACAAATCGCCCAGCACATCATGGAGCAGCAAGCCCAGACTGTTGCACTGCTCACCCACTGA
- a CDS encoding MBL fold metallo-hydrolase RNA specificity domain-containing protein has protein sequence MQITSYGAAETVTGSCHLLEANGQRILIDCGLYQGNRELEEKNQPPLPFDASTLDLVLITHGHLDHVGRLPLLIKGGYRGKFHCTPATRAVTELILRDAAHIAEEDFDRDLRKARRQGREHEVPEPLYTEKDIDLLMQRITPDMGWENTLHFHGIEIRFYPAGHVLGSAWIEVFAEGKTVVISGDLGNRESPVEADFHLPGPCDAVVIESTYGNRAHRSQQDTVDEFAQVLQQSIKKDGKILIPSFALERTQNILYVLRQLQDEGRIPLTPIYLDSPMGSRITRLYENLGGDFNPDVQQDLEQGDRPFAPENLFVTSSSGESRRLNDMKGAAIILAGSGMLSGGRIVHHLKHHLWKDSTSLVIVGYQSPNSLGGRLIAGADRVRIHGEEVVVRASVHTIGGFSAHADQDDLLAFLEPTEHARVHLVHGDLQVMEAFQQELESRGRQVVINRFGETYTVGQNL, from the coding sequence ATGCAAATCACCAGTTATGGCGCCGCCGAAACGGTCACCGGAAGCTGTCACCTGCTGGAAGCGAATGGACAGCGCATCCTGATTGATTGTGGATTGTACCAGGGGAACCGTGAACTCGAAGAGAAAAACCAGCCGCCCCTCCCTTTTGATGCCAGCACCCTGGACCTGGTGCTGATCACCCACGGCCACCTGGACCACGTGGGTCGCCTGCCCCTGCTGATCAAGGGAGGCTACCGGGGCAAATTCCATTGCACCCCGGCCACCCGTGCCGTGACCGAACTGATCCTCAGGGACGCCGCCCACATCGCTGAAGAAGACTTTGATCGTGACCTCAGAAAGGCCAGACGCCAGGGCCGCGAGCATGAAGTCCCTGAGCCCCTCTACACAGAAAAAGACATTGACCTGCTCATGCAGCGCATCACTCCCGACATGGGCTGGGAGAACACCCTGCATTTTCATGGCATTGAAATCCGGTTTTACCCGGCAGGCCACGTGCTGGGCAGCGCCTGGATTGAGGTTTTCGCAGAAGGCAAGACTGTGGTCATCTCGGGAGACCTGGGCAACCGGGAAAGTCCAGTTGAAGCAGATTTTCACCTCCCCGGCCCCTGTGATGCAGTGGTCATCGAATCCACCTATGGCAACAGGGCCCACCGCAGCCAGCAGGACACGGTGGATGAATTCGCCCAGGTGCTGCAGCAGAGCATCAAGAAGGACGGCAAGATCCTGATTCCGTCTTTTGCACTGGAACGCACCCAGAACATCCTGTACGTGCTCAGGCAGTTGCAGGACGAGGGGCGCATCCCCCTCACCCCGATCTATCTGGATTCCCCGATGGGTTCCAGAATCACCCGCCTGTACGAGAACCTGGGGGGAGATTTCAATCCGGATGTGCAGCAGGACCTGGAGCAGGGAGACAGGCCATTTGCCCCGGAGAACCTTTTTGTGACTTCCAGCAGCGGGGAATCCCGCAGGCTCAACGACATGAAAGGAGCAGCGATCATCCTGGCAGGATCGGGCATGCTTTCCGGGGGTCGCATCGTGCACCACCTCAAGCACCACCTGTGGAAGGACAGCACCAGTCTGGTGATCGTCGGGTACCAGAGTCCCAACTCTCTGGGAGGCCGCCTGATTGCCGGAGCAGACCGGGTGCGCATCCATGGTGAGGAGGTGGTCGTGCGGGCCAGTGTGCACACCATTGGTGGGTTCTCTGCCCACGCCGATCAGGATGACCTGCTGGCTTTCCTGGAACCGACAGAGCACGCCCGGGTGCATCTGGTGCACGGAGACCTGCAGGTGATGGAAGCCTTCCAGCAGGAGCTGGAAAGCAGAGGGCGGCAGGTGGTGATCAACCGGTTCGGGGAAACGTACACGGTGGGACAGAACCTTTGA
- the mreC gene encoding rod shape-determining protein MreC, translated as MFKQLTLIFIALMIVGLVMTRFMPTPPMAVTSGIIPVTRLTQQFAMNIKNAVTSVLEQRDLRDRYNENHAELQSLRNEVRQLRLEVARLQRAEAVRKTVSPGIFTTAEITAIDPSPLLSRLRINMGGDQGVQRNMPVTVPTGLVGQVMEVSRTEAWVITLVDPESNVGIAIQGKAGRGIAVGAPPDRLRAEFPRNVDVKVGDQIVTASLGGVYPANVRVGIVDSVLPLGANATKRVAFIKPDVDVSNLEEVILLRAL; from the coding sequence ATGTTTAAACAGCTCACCCTGATCTTCATCGCCCTGATGATCGTCGGTCTGGTCATGACCCGCTTTATGCCCACCCCTCCGATGGCGGTGACCAGTGGGATCATTCCGGTCACCCGTCTGACCCAGCAATTCGCCATGAACATCAAAAATGCAGTGACCAGCGTGCTTGAACAGCGGGACTTGCGGGACCGCTACAACGAAAACCATGCGGAGTTGCAGAGCCTGAGAAACGAGGTGCGGCAATTGAGGCTGGAGGTGGCCCGCCTGCAACGGGCCGAGGCAGTCCGCAAGACCGTGAGCCCGGGGATTTTCACCACCGCAGAGATCACCGCCATTGACCCCTCTCCCCTGCTGTCCCGCCTGAGGATCAACATGGGGGGCGACCAGGGGGTGCAGCGCAACATGCCCGTGACGGTCCCCACCGGACTGGTCGGTCAGGTGATGGAGGTGAGCCGCACCGAGGCCTGGGTGATCACCCTGGTGGACCCGGAATCCAACGTGGGCATTGCCATTCAGGGCAAAGCCGGGCGTGGGATTGCCGTGGGTGCTCCACCAGACCGCCTGAGGGCGGAATTCCCCCGCAATGTGGATGTGAAAGTCGGAGACCAGATCGTGACCGCCAGCCTGGGAGGGGTGTACCCGGCCAACGTGCGGGTGGGCATCGTGGATTCGGTGCTGCCCCTCGGGGCCAACGCCACCAAGCGTGTGGCCTTCATCAAACCCGATGTGGATGTCAGCAACCTTGAAGAAGTCATCCTGCTGAGGGCTTTATGA